Proteins encoded in a region of the Watersipora subatra chromosome 5, tzWatSuba1.1, whole genome shotgun sequence genome:
- the LOC137396643 gene encoding uncharacterized protein, with translation MYRVQGEFRGICDADSVERWRQYAKNKVSQQSSLKCQIPDGVVLCTSNEQCKHYIESSSIETGYYFFILLDREQGQSYDIPAFSGTEIYGLVVRNGYSNYEVYTYGTQYFCRRDDHQWRVTTSEVMDQARNKAIAVVLKKVGDVTNSGNTLLTVLEEFDMETRMAVKSMVQTSSGITLDDVVGLEDVQRRITDNFISPLQNPELYVGPFYSKLTSNILMYGPPGTGKTLIARALAERCNAQLFLVTPSSINRRYVGETEALIAALFTAARRVAPSIIFIDECDSVFAKRGGDEKAFLLAIKSQFLQEMDVSIRTWCDICFYEKCSKCRSKTLHIRVIVIATLGSYLGKQNLNVILVDLKG, from the exons ATGTACCGAGTCCAG GGGGAGTTCAGAGGCATCTGTGATGCAGATTCTGTAGAAAGATGGAGACAATATGCCAAAAACAAAGTTTCTCAGCAG TCATCTCTTAAATGTCAAATTCCTGATGGGG TTGTGTTGTGTACCAGCAATGAGCAATGCAAACATTACATAGAGTCTTCAAGTATTGAAACAGGATATTATTTCTTCATCCTCCTTGATCGCGAACAG GGGCAGTCATATGATATTCCAGCATTTTCGGGGACTGAGATATACGGACTGGTTGTTCGTAATGGTTACAGCAATTATGAAGTATACACATATGGTACTCAGTACTTCTGTCGAAGAGATGACCATCAATGGCGGGTTACAACGTCAGAAGTGATGGACCAAGCTAGGAACAAGGCAATAGCTGTTGTTCTGAAGAAAGTTGGT GATGTTACGAATTCAGGAAATACACTCTTAACAGTTCTTGAGGAGTTTGATATGGAGACAAGGATGGCTGTAAAGAGCATGGTTCAAACCAGTTCAGGAATAACACT AGACGATGTTGTTGGACTTGAAGACGTTCAAAGACGAATTACTGATAACTTCATCTCACCTTTGCAGAATCCGGAGTTGTATGTTGGGCCCTTCTATTCAAAATTAACATCA aACATACTTATGTATGGACCTCCTGGCACAGGGAAAACCCTAATTGCAAGAGCACTAGCTGAAAGGTGCAATGCCCAACTGTTTCTTGTGACACCAAGTTCCATAAACAGGAGGTACGTCGGAGAAACAGAGGCATTGATTGCAGCACTATTTACTGCG GCCAGACGAGTAGCACCATCAATTATCTTTATAGACGAGTGTGACTCGGTATTTGCCAAGAGGGGCGGAGACGAGAAGGCTTTCCTGTTGGCTATAAAGTCACAATTCCTTCAGGAAATGGATG TTAGCATtaggacttggtgtgatatctgcttttatgagaagtgctcgaagtgcagatctaaaacACTGCACATCCgagttattgttatagccacccttggATCGTATcttggaaaacagaatctcaatgtgatcctggttgatcttaaaggttga